The following coding sequences lie in one Alosa sapidissima isolate fAloSap1 chromosome 15, fAloSap1.pri, whole genome shotgun sequence genomic window:
- the igsf10 gene encoding immunoglobulin superfamily member 10 isoform X1, producing MKALPSGLSYLRWNLLALLFVLAAMMSKGRACPRSCACYVPTEVHCTFRYLTAIPREIQPVVERINLGYNSLAVLRENDFTGLENLELLMLHSNTISNIEDRAFNDLKSLQVLKMSYNKVKEINKDTFSGLHSLVRLHIDHNQIEFINPETFYGLTNLQLVHLEGNLLQQLHPDTFITLRHSQVFKLSSVKSIYLSDNALTSIPADLFAGCYQLENVYLHGNPWSCDCHMDWLTEWAEKNPGVLKCKRDKKASHSPACPVCESPVTARGRGLTQLARDDFTCTKSWIHPYLKQRNFTLDEDDFTPVSAKDFIAPIGTLQMNVTDEVHNDATLACVVQRPSGVENLNLTQMGDDEDVTVLRATISTSLVCNIDYDQIQQLWRVLAMYSDTPMRLERGLLLSMSPEMTYKYRQARLPDEEIYTEVEADIKANPAWLLQGQISLQLDRTTTTFSTLHIRYSSSVQLRVDSRNLRRDRYSWSMIKQDNQTKTEHAVVTGSTAVLNCETFGNPKPSMEWILADGSKVRAPYQSDDQRITISDSGKLTLRSVDKSDAGIYRCIATNYLDADVLIFRITVLSPDVEETEVNGVQMTRSLGQSLLLDCGSTGNPRASIQWVLPDHSVLDQTNGNRHVYINGSLGIQSLTERDRGFYRCLSSNYLGVDLLTSQVSIADEGTKQVQIIDSEGSGLNEIDADSEETETTHSGLIYSKSSQRTNQESRTITSDRPYPRNKPPPTRGGHRRGNPLSNRRKWGSRRVFDKGSRRVDPQKFAEFMKKAQSGQTTNNEIGKADQEHGNTKTDLGLSGDGDLGSGEGFSEDQIVAMPNGVVTITEMPETNQYDEVTTKGSEDSQDSAMTTTDTYVHLYDNQDGHMTTTESLDKYERAVMSTTEILDDNQDGVLSTTESIDNIWSEVVTRTESSDDSQDYEMTTTENPVDSVTSAITTAETRDKLTPGPHHRSDISPVLFPALGVTTSSYDIQRDETTPFENKHTYSRGFSDNRRYTFQTRPKDSFKRPVTLKLTVTESTDEMQLMFSGDTPESSTEGMSIVNSQNPNVTPMMDGLAPRLKPVVHTSTDPDSQTTFTAVTTTEREQDEITFHTTQRIKSHRLPAGSTIISRQQIEIIPPHRRRPGRRRNFPNRRRIIRPNKITDIQSYLDKLKKPSVSQKGAATVPYSVELSTDCGDCDDTAGRKNTAEESNTNIHSSSPQRTEKPIRANTFTRSPEQYPEKITQTFTSGPVTLHVRTEGANSYMTSADAPDLEPTQDPVAYQPTTTKATTTTKSSKVIRGKIPWHKLFGTKEGQKELLNRLRKPVKPATTTTTTTVTTTTTTTPTTTSAIPTTTEAEMETTFLPTVESLVAPVTLPPAMSEKDLETSGYDSEDSFSTITKEESTTATQAPTTQETTTTAPTYGSRFPSTTDSSSSAKTLDVPPTMKPIEEAVESSFSGSDSWGSGTWTPRRVGGQNRRFRGRGRFRGRRPMRKPTTKTPTTTTTTTMATTTTTTEVPTTTTELPETSTLMETTTLVPRPVSKSHSGGVSRPLYTHFWEKEIAVVSSPSGTMDSYGVEWRIPSYFTTNRPREYTTSRPTTPSRTTPSSRLYGTPRSRVQTSRDNRMYTNGRVPPGRYGHSPTHRPPVRPVRPTMPVITEGSKRRTDTERTLTSVRTTDLPTKPEYTNRPSLYDYDDVDNTYDHQAKEYDTTTSIITEPSTEDMPAKPRIVGGNAASFTVLSNSDAVLPCEADGNPTPTISWRRFLTSTEWVLLGTTLTVRGKMGKFEVLQNGTLYIQDVNIKDRGQYVCLAENDYGSDKLIVTLSVVAYPSRILEPKVRDIKVHSGNTVEMNCKTEGRPTPLVSWILANRTQVRGQDTDHGRVSVTPEGTLVLRHVSVYDRGHYKCIASNAAGVDTATVRLQVIAAPPDILEEKRQQLSVRSGDDLWLPCTAKGTPQPTVHWVLPAGSVVHPQRYADRRSSAFANGTLHLKSVTTADSGVFECIANSPAGSERRVVTLTVEATQTPPQIVEVSQRRTDLEFGDQLQLNCSASGDPKPRIVWRLPSKAVVDRWHRMGSRLQVLENGTLIIDSVSEKDAGDYICVARNDLGDDLQLLKVGVSMKPAKIETKAYGKKQVPYGKDLQVDCKASGAPMPEISWGLPDGTVVNSALQADGTSRGRSRRFILFDNGTLYLNRVGMAEEGDYTCYAENTVGKDEMHVHITVVTAAPRIRAPSATYARVAPGGNVRFDCEAVGEPKPKILWMLPSNDMIAASNERYLMHVNGSLDIRDVKLVDAGEYVCMARNTAGDDSKVYKLDIDGNPPVINGYYQNRTVIKETAAKYSRKFIDCKAVGDPPPHITWIMPDNIFLKAPYYGSRINVHHNGTLEIRNVRPTDSAEFICMARNDGGEAVMVVQLEVTTMLRRPIFKNPFNERVVTHMGKTTVLNCSADGHPRPDITWMLPNGTRLSAESERGSQHHLSGDGTFVIYNPGKVDAGKYRCAAKNSVGYIEKLIVLEVGQKPYILTRPRGVIRSVAGDPLYLHCLADGSPRPGVSWTLPGGLVLTQPQSTGRYRLMENGTLLIRDTVLHDRGSYHCRARNSAGDALLTVPVVIVAFPPRITTGPPATIRAVSGVPLKLNCLATGLPTPEITWELPDRSVLSTAAKGRPSGSELLHPQGTLVIQKPTNADSGAYKCFAKNHLGTDTRITYVRVI from the exons ATGAAGGCATTACCCTCAGGACTGTCTTACCTGCGATGGAATCTCCTGGCGCTTCTGTTTGTTTTGGCGGCAATGATGTCGAAGGGCCGCGCCTGCCCGAGATCCTGCGCGTGCTACGTTCCCACTGAGGTTCACTGCACTTTCAGATACCTGACCGCAATACCACGCGAGATTCAGCCGGTTGTGGAACGAATTAACCTGGG ATACAACAGCTTAGCAGTATTGAGAGAAAACGATTTTACCGGCCTGGAAAATCTGGAACTATTGATGCTTCATAGTAAcaccatcagtaatattgaagaCCGGGCTTTCAATGACCTCAAGTCTTTGCAA GTGCTAAAGATGAGCTACAACAAAGTAAAAGAAATCAACAAAGACACGTTCAGTGGTCTTCACAGTTTGGTGCGCCTCCACATTGACCACAACCAAATCGAATTCATCAACCCAGAGACCTTCTATGGTCTGACCAACCTACAGCTGGTCCACCTGGAGGGCAACCTCCTACAGCAGCTCCACCCAGACACCTTCATCACCCTGCGCCATAGCCAGGTGTTCAAGTTGTCCTCCGTGAAGAGCATCTACCTGTCCGACAACGCCCTCACCAGCATACCGGCAGACCTGTTCGCAGGCTGTTATCAGCTGGAGAATGTGTATCTCCATGGAAACCCTTGGTCTTGTGACTGCCACATGGATTGGCTGACCGAGTGGGCTGAAAAGAACCCTG GTGTGCTGAAATGCAAACGAGACAAGAAGGCCTCTCACAGTCCAGCATGCCCAGTGTGTGAATCACCAGTTACTGCCCGAGGGAGAGGCCTGACTCAGCTTGCCCGTGACGACTTTACCTGCACCAAGTCCTGGATCCACCCTTACTTGAAGCAGAGGAACTTCACGCTGGACGAGGACGACTTCACCCCAGTCTCTGCAAAGGACTTCATCGCCCCCATTGGCACGCTGCAAATGAATGTGACGGACGAGGTCCACAACGACGCCACCTTAGCTTGCGTTGTTCAGAGGCCATCTGGGGTGGAGAATCTGAACCTGACACAAATGGGGGACGACGAGGATGTCACCGTGCTGAGGGCGACCATCAGCACGTCACTGGTCTGTAACATCGACTACGACCAGATTCAGCAGCTGTGGCGCGTTTTGGCCATGTACAGCGATACGCCTATGAGACTGGAAAGGGGACTACTGCTGTCAATGTCACCAGAGATGACCTACAAATACCGACAGGCCCGGCTGCCGGACGAGGAAATTTACACTGAGGTTGAAGCAGATATCAAAGCCAATCCGGCGTGGCTACTGCAAGGACAGATTAGCCTGCAGCTGGACCGAACAACCACTACGTTCTCCACACTTCATATTAGGTACTCGTCGTCTGTCCAGTTGCGTGTGGACAGCAGAAACCTCCGCAGAGACAGGTACAGCTGGTCGATGATCAAACAGGATAATCAGACAAAGACGGAGCATGCTGTTGTAACTGGCAGCACAGCGGTGCTCAACTGTGAGACATTTGGAAACCCCAAACCCTCCATGGAGTGGATCTTGGCAGACGGCAGCAAGGTCAGGGCGCCGTACCAGAGCGATGACCAACGGATTACAATCAGCGACTCGGGGAAGCTCACCCTGAGATCGGTGGACAAATCAGATGCTGGGATTTACCGATGTATTGCAACAAACTACCTGGATGCCGACGTGTTGATCTTTCGCATTACAGTTTTGTCCCCAGATGTGGAGGAGACAGAGGTGAATGGGGTTCAGATGACCCGCTCACTGGGCCAAAGCTTGCTCCTGGACTGTGGATCTACTGGGAACCCTAGAGCTTCTATTCAGTGGGTACTTCCTGATCACTCAGTCTTGGACCAGACCAATGGGAACAGACATGTTTACATTAATGGCAGCTTGGGGATACAgtcactgacagagagagaccgAGGATTTTACAGATGTTTGTCCTCGAATTATCTCGGGGTGGATTTGTTAACGTCCCAAGTGAGTATTGCCGATGAGGGGACAAAGCAAGTGCAAATAATAGATTCCGAGGGCTCAGGGCTCAATGAGATTGATGCCGACTCCGAGGAGACTGAGACCACTCACAGTGGACTTATTTATTCTAAGTCATCTCAACGGACTAACCAGGAGTCAAGGACCATCACCTCAGACAGGCCGTATCCGAGGAATAAGCCACCGCCCACCAGAGGAGGTCACAGGAGAGGTAACCCCTTAAGCAACAGGAGAAAATGGGGAAGCAGGCGGGTATTCGATAAGGGATCTCGAAGGGTGGATCCTCAAAAATTTGCAGAGTTCATGAAGAAAGCTCAGTCTGGCCAAACAACAAACAATGAGATAGGGAAAGCCGATCAGGAACATGGAAACACCAAAACAGATCTGGGGCTCTCTGGAGATGGGGATTTGGGTTCAGGAGAGGGTTTTTCTGAGGATCAAATTGTAGCGATGCCAAATGGTGTGGTGACAATCACAGAAATGCCAGAGACCAACCAGTATGATGAGGTAACAACCAAGGGATCAGAGGACAGTCAAGATAGCGCGATGACAACCACAGACACTTATGTGCATTTATATGACAACCAGGATGGACACATGACAACCACTGAATCTTTAGACAAATATGAGAGAGCTGTTATGTCAACAACTGAAATATTAGACGATAATCAGGATGGTGTTTTGAGCACTACTGAATCCATAGACAACATATGGAGTGAGGTTGTGACAAGAACGGAATCCTCAGATGACTCTCAGGACTATGAAATGACAACTACAGAGAATCCAGTTGACTCTGTCACCAGTGCCATCACAACAGCTGAGACTAGAGACAAATTAACGCCTGGACCTCACCACAGGTCTGACATCTCACCGGTGCTGTTCCCAGCTCTCGGTGTCACCACTAGCAGCTATGACATTCAAAGAGACGAAACAACACCATTTGAAAATAAACATACTTACTCCAGGGGATTCAGTGACAATAGACGGTATACTTTTCAAACAAGACCCAAAGACTCGTTTAAGCGACCAGTCACACTTAAGCTCACGGTGACTGAATCCACTGACGAGATGCAGCTCATGTTCTCTGGCGACACACCTGAGTCTTCGACTGAGGGGATGTCTATTGTCAACAGCCAGAACCCAAATGTCACTCCGATGATGGATGGACTGGCCCCGAGACTGAAGCCAGTTGTTCACACGTCCACTGACCCTGACAGCCAGACTACATTCACAGCTGTGACCACAACAGAACGTGAGCAAGACGAAATCACCTTTCACACTACTCAGAGGATCAAGTCTCACCGCCTTCCAGCTGGATCCACCATCATCTCACGCCAACAGATAGAAATAATACCTCCCCACAGGAGGAGGCCGGGACGGAGACGCAACTTCCCCAACAGGCGAAGAATAATTCGACCAAACAAGATCACAGACATCCAGTCCTACCTTGATAAACTCAAGAAGCCTTCGGTCTCACAGAAGGGGGCGGCCACAGTGCCATATTCAGTAGAGCTCAGCACAGATTGTGGAGATTGTGACGACACAGCAGGTAGGAAGAATACAGCAGAGGAAAGTAACACTAACATTCACAGTTCTTCGCCTCAAAGAACGGAAAAGCCCATCAGGGCCAATACCTTCACAAGATCTCCAGAGCAATATCCTGAGAAAATAACACAAACATTTACCTCAGGCCCTGTTACCCTGCACGTAAGAACTGAAGGAGCTAATAGTTACATGACTTCTGCAGATGCCCCTGATCTGGAACCAACACAAGATCCGGTGGCATATCAACCAACAACCACTAAAGCTACTACAACTACAAAGTCATCCAAAGTTATTCGAGGTAAAATACCCTGGCATAAACTGTTTGGAACCAAAGAGGGCCAAAAAGAACTGCTAAACAGGCTTCGTAAACCAGTTAAACCAGCcaccacaacaaccacaaccacagtCACAACTACAACTACAACCACACCTACAACTACTTCAGCAATCCCAACCACTACCGAAGCTGAAATGGAAACAACCTTCCTGCCAACTGTGGAGTCTCTTGTGGCACCAGTAACACTACCACCTGCCATGTCTGAGAAAGATCTTGAGACATCAGGATATGACTCTGAAGACTCTTTCAGCACCATAACAAAAGAAGAGTCGACCACGGCGACCCAGGCTCCGACCACACAGGAGACAACTACAACTGCTCCCACATATGGCTCCAGATTCCCCTCAACCACGGACTCATCCTCAAGTGCAAAGACTCTTGATGTGCCACCAACAATGAAGCCCATAGAGGAGGCTGTTGAATCCAGCTTCTCTGGTTCTGACTCTTGGGGTTCAGGAACATGGACGCCCCGAAGGGTTGGGGGACAAAACAGGCGATTTAGAGGGCGAGGGCGTTTCAGAGGCCGAAGGCCCATGAGGAAACCCACCACAAAAACtccaaccacaacaacaacaacaacaatggcaacaacaacgacaacaacagaGGTGCCTACTACAACGACCGAGCTGCCAGAAACCTCCACTTTAATGGAAACTACCACATTAGTGCCACGGCCAGTATCAAAGAGCCATTCAGGAGGTGTGTCACGgccactctacacacacttcTGGGAGAAAGAGATTGCTGTAGTGTCCTCCCCATCTGGAACCATGGACTCATATGGTGTAGAGTGGAGAATCCCATCATATTTCACCACCAATCGGCCGAGGGAATACACCACGTCAAGGCCCACCACACCCTCCAGAACCACTCCATCCTCACGGCTGTATGGAACCCCACGGTCTCGAGTGCAGACCAGCAGAGATAACAGAATGTACACCAATGGCAGAGTGCCCCCTGGCAGGTATGGGCATTCCCCAACACATAGACCTCCAGTCAGACCAGTGAGACCCACCATGCCTGTCATCACAGAGGGATCTAAGAGGAGGACAGACACAGAAAGGACACTGACCTCTGTCAGGACAACAGACCTCCCAACAAAGCCAGAATACACCAACAGGCCCTCCCTTTATGACTATGACGACGTTGATAACACGTACGACCACCAGGCCAAAGAGTACGACACAACAACGTCCATCATTACGGAGCCATCCACGGAGGATATGCCGGCCAAGCCGAGGATTGTGGGGGGCAACGCTGCCAGCTTCACGGTGCTGTCGAACTCCGACGCAGTCCTGCCCTGCGAGGCGGACGGTAACCCCACACCCACCATCAGCTGGAGGCGCTTCCTGACCAGCACAG AATGGGTACTGCTTG GGACCACACTGACCGTAAGAGGAAAGATGGGCAAGTTCGAGGTCCTCCAAAACGGAACTCTGTACATCCAGGATGTGAACATAAAGGACCGGGGCCAGTACGTTTGTCTAGCCGAGAACGACTACGGCTCTGACAAGCTCATCGTCACCCTGTCTGTGGTGGCGTACCCGTCGCGCATCCTCGAGCCCAAGGTCCGAGACATCAAGGTGCATTCTGGGAACACAGTCGAGATGAACTGCAAAACCGAGGGTCGGCCCACACCCCTGGTGTCATGGATCCTGGCCAATCGGACGCAGGTGAGAGGCCAGGACACCGATCACGGGCGAGTCTCGGTCACACCTGAGGGGACGCTGGTCCTCCGCCACGTGTCCGTGTACGACCGCGGTCACTACAAGTGCATCGCCAGCAACGCCGCCGGGGTGGACACGGCCACCGTGCGCCTGCAGGTCATCGCAGCGCCCCCCGACATCCTGGAGGAGAAGCGACAGCAGCTCAGCGTCCGCTCCGGCGACGACCTGTGGCTGCCGTGCACGGCGAAGGGCACCCCCCAGCCCACAGTCCACTGGGTCCTTCCCGCTGGGTCAGTGGTTCACCCACAGCGCTACGCTGACCGGAGGTCCTCGGCGTTCGCCAACGGCACTCTCCACCTGAAAAGCGTGACGACAGCAGACAGCGGTGTGTTCGAGTGCATCGCCAACAGCCCCGCCGGCTCAGAGCGGCGAGTGGTCACCCTCACCGTGGAGGCCACTCAGACTCCTCCGCAGATCGTTGAGGTGTCCCAGAGGAGAACTGACCTCGAGTTTGGGGATCAACTCCAGCTCAACTGCTCGGCCTCCGGGGACCCCAAACCCAGGATCGTGTGGAGACTCCCGTCCAAGGCAGTGGTTGACCGGTGGCACAG GATGGGCAGTCGGCTTCAGGTCCTCGAGAACGGCACTCTCATCATCGACTCCGTCAGTGAGAAGGACGCTGGCGACTACATCTGTGTTGCCCGCAACGATCTCGGCGATGACCTGCAGCTCCTGAAAGTCGGCGTGTCCATGAAACCGGCGAAGATCGAGACCAAGGCCTACGGCAAGAAGCAGGTACCGTACGGCAAAGACCTGCAGGTGGACTGCAAGGCCTCCGGCGCCCCCATGCCGGAGATCTCGTGGGGCCTCCCCGACGGCACTGTGGTCAACAGCGCCCTGCAGGCCGACGGGACCAGCAGGGGGCGCTCCAGGCGCTTCATCCTCTTCGACAACGGGACGCTGTACCTGAACCGAGTGGGCATGGCGGAGGAAGGCGACTACACGTGCTACGCGGAGAACACCGTGGGCAAGGACGAGATGCACGTGCACATCACCGTGGTAACGGCGGCGCCTCGCATCCGCGCGCCCAGCGCCACCTACGCCAGGGTGGCCCCGGGGGGGAACGTCCGCTTTGACTGCGAGGCCGTCGGAGAACCCAAGCCCAAGATTCTATGGATGCTGCCGTCGAATGACATGATCGCTGCGTCCAACGAGCGCTATCTGATGCACGTCAACGGGTCCCTCGATATCCGTGACGTCAAGCTGGTGGATGCGGGAGAATACGTCTGCATGGCTCGGAACACTGCAGGAGATGACAGTAAGGTCTACAAGCTGGACATTGATGGAAACCCACCTGTTATCAACGGATATTATCAAAACAGGACGGTGATTAAAGAAACCGCAGCAAAATACTCGAGGAAGTTCATTGACTGCAAAGCCGTTGGAGACCCACCACCACACATCACGTGGATTATGCCCGATAACATATTTCTCAAAGCTCCTTACTACGGGAGCAGGATTAACGTGCACCACAACGGCACTCTGGAGATCCGCAACGTGCGGCCGACCGACTCCGCCGAGTTCATCTGCATGGCACGCAACGACGGTGGGGAGGCCGTCATGGTGGTCCAGCTGGAGGTCACCACCATGCTGCGCAGGCCCATCTTCAAGAACCCTTTCAACGAGCGAGTGGTGACGCACATGGGCAAAACCACCGTCCTCAACTGCTCTGCCGACGGTCACCCACGACCCGACATCACCTGGATGCTCCCGAACGGGACTCGTCTGTCCGCGGAGTCGGAACGAGGCTCGCAACATCACCTGAGTGGCGACGGCACCTTCGTAATCTACAACCCGGGCAAGGTGGACGCAGGGAAGTACCGCTGCGCCGCCAAGAACAGCGTGGGCTACATCGAGAAGCTCATCGTGCTGGAGGTGGGCCAGAAGCCGTACATCCTGACACGGCCGCGGGGCGTCATACGGAGCGTGGCGGGGGACCCGCTGTACCTGCACTGCCTGGCTGACGGCAGCCCTCGACCCGGCGTGTCCTGGACACTCCCGGGCGGTCTCGTCCTGACCCAGCCGCAGTCCACCGGCCGCTACCGGCTGATGGAGAACGGTACGCTGCTGATCCGCGACACGGTGCTACACGACCGCGGGAGTTATCACTGCCGAGCGAGGAATTCTGCCGGCGACGCCCTGCTCACGGTCCCCGTGGTGATAGTTGCCTTCCCGCCACGTATCACCACGGGCCCCCCGGCGACCATCAGAGCTGTCTCAGGGGTTCCGCTGAAGCTCAACTGCCTCGCGACTGGACTCCCTACTCCCGAGATCACCTGGGAGCTCCCTGACCGGTCGGTGCTCTCCACCGCGGCAAAGGGCCGGCCATCGGGCAGCGAGCTGCTTCACCCGCAGGGAACCCTGGTCATTCAGAAACCTACCAACGCGGACTCGGGCGCCTACAAGTGCTTTGCCAAGAACCACCTTGGCACAGACACCCGAATCACATACGTCAGGGTTATATGA